A single window of Microbispora hainanensis DNA harbors:
- a CDS encoding lamin tail domain-containing protein, which produces MRTRSLLAAAAVAVSVAAVSQPAHAAGPAVRITKIYYDSPGSPDNGSNKSLNGEYIQIKNTTKKAVSLKGWTVRDDTKRSDHVYTFGRFTLGAGKTVTLRTGRGKNTSTTLYWGRSGGTLAYIWNQTKDKAFLRNASGKLVDSCAYNSSRQDYKIC; this is translated from the coding sequence GTGCGTACCCGATCTCTGCTCGCGGCCGCAGCGGTGGCCGTCAGCGTGGCCGCCGTCTCCCAGCCCGCCCACGCGGCGGGTCCCGCCGTACGGATCACGAAGATCTACTACGACTCGCCCGGCTCGCCGGACAACGGGTCGAACAAAAGCCTCAACGGCGAGTACATACAGATCAAGAACACGACGAAGAAGGCCGTCAGCCTCAAGGGCTGGACCGTCCGCGACGACACGAAGCGCTCGGACCACGTCTACACGTTCGGCCGGTTCACTCTCGGAGCCGGGAAGACGGTCACCCTGCGGACCGGCCGGGGGAAGAACACCTCCACCACCCTCTACTGGGGCAGGAGCGGGGGGACGCTCGCGTACATCTGGAACCAGACCAAGGACAAGGCGTTCCTGCGGAACGCCTCCGGCAAGCTGGTCGACTCCTGCGCGTACAACTCCTCGCGGCAGGACTACAAGATCTGCTGA
- a CDS encoding ROK family transcriptional regulator, which translates to MSKAGRSQEEMRRRNLGDLLRHVHLAGALSRSELADRMGLNRSTIMALTAELSAAGLVSEELPADTGRAGRPSLVVRPERDRAHVLAFDVRVDRLVAARVGLGGEILDRREAARQRTGADLEDVVGVLAGFGRELRRGARAGSVCVGVGAAYCGMIRPDDGTVRYGPYVGWVDQAFGVELGSRLGLPVLVGNEAHLGALAERDRGVGRGFDNLVYLHGDVGVGGGIIVGGKLLGGDGGYGCELGHMVVNPYDGRPCMCGSRGCLEAEVGEHALIEAAGRSGELSGREGVRAVVEAAGEGDAAAGEALHRIGDWLGIGVANLINLFNPGIVIFGGMLRDVYPGSAAQVARRVETNAMVISREQVRLRVSALGDDVTLVGAAELAFSRLLANPLDVLAEMRRRTASHRAAPRRRVATL; encoded by the coding sequence ATGTCGAAAGCCGGTCGGTCCCAAGAGGAGATGCGCCGGCGCAACCTCGGCGATCTGCTGCGGCACGTGCACCTGGCCGGGGCGCTCTCCCGCTCCGAGCTGGCCGACCGGATGGGCCTGAACCGCAGCACGATCATGGCGCTGACCGCCGAGCTGTCCGCGGCGGGCCTGGTCAGCGAGGAGCTGCCCGCAGACACCGGCAGGGCGGGCCGCCCGTCGCTGGTGGTCCGCCCGGAGCGTGACCGGGCACACGTGCTGGCCTTCGACGTACGGGTCGACCGCCTGGTCGCGGCCCGCGTGGGACTGGGCGGGGAGATCCTCGACCGCCGGGAGGCCGCCCGGCAGCGTACGGGCGCAGACCTGGAAGACGTCGTCGGCGTGCTCGCGGGCTTCGGCCGCGAGCTGCGGCGCGGCGCCCGCGCGGGCTCGGTGTGCGTCGGGGTCGGCGCGGCCTACTGCGGCATGATCCGGCCCGACGACGGCACGGTGCGATACGGACCCTACGTCGGGTGGGTGGACCAGGCGTTCGGCGTCGAGCTCGGCTCCCGGCTGGGGCTCCCGGTGCTCGTCGGCAACGAGGCCCACCTGGGCGCGCTGGCCGAGCGCGACCGCGGAGTCGGCCGCGGCTTCGACAACCTGGTCTACCTGCACGGCGACGTGGGCGTGGGCGGCGGGATCATCGTCGGCGGCAAGCTGCTCGGCGGCGACGGCGGCTACGGGTGCGAGCTCGGGCACATGGTGGTGAACCCGTACGACGGGCGGCCCTGCATGTGCGGCTCGCGCGGCTGCCTGGAGGCGGAGGTCGGCGAGCACGCCCTGATCGAGGCCGCGGGCCGTTCGGGCGAGCTGAGCGGCCGCGAGGGCGTGCGCGCCGTGGTGGAGGCCGCTGGAGAGGGAGACGCGGCGGCCGGGGAGGCGCTGCACCGGATCGGCGACTGGCTGGGCATCGGCGTCGCCAACCTGATCAACCTCTTCAACCCCGGGATTGTGATCTTCGGAGGGATGCTGCGGGACGTCTACCCGGGCTCGGCGGCGCAGGTCGCGCGCAGGGTGGAGACGAACGCCATGGTGATCTCCCGCGAGCAGGTGCGGCTGCGGGTCTCGGCGCTCGGCGACGACGTCACGCTGGTCGGCGCCGCCGAGCTGGCCTTCTCCAGGCTCCTGGCCAACCCCCTCGACGTGCTCGCGGAGATGCGGCGTCGTACGGCGAGCCACCGCGCGGCCCCCCGGAGGCGAGTGGCCACCCTCTGA
- a CDS encoding SAM-dependent methyltransferase produces the protein MHEEQAPAWVVDPGTPSVARMYDYYLGGKDNFASDREAAEKIISILPNARDVARTNRAFLMRAVRHLARAGIRQFLDIGTGLPTQENVHQVAQAEAPESRVVYVDNDPIVLAHARALLADNPRSIVIDGDLRKPESVLGHPGVRAHLDFTKPIALIMLAVLHFVTDDAEAARVVGAFREPLVPGGYVVVSHITQGDLDEDAVRRGRDVYTATTAGGIVPRTADQVRGFFDGLDVLEPGVVPLHLWRPETVEPAWNGRPGGDIIGGVGLVPGP, from the coding sequence GTGCACGAGGAGCAGGCGCCCGCGTGGGTGGTGGACCCCGGCACGCCGAGTGTGGCCCGGATGTACGACTACTACCTGGGCGGCAAGGACAACTTCGCGTCCGACCGCGAGGCGGCCGAGAAGATCATCTCCATCCTGCCCAACGCCCGCGACGTCGCCCGGACCAACCGCGCCTTCCTCATGCGGGCCGTACGGCACCTGGCGCGCGCGGGCATCCGGCAGTTCCTCGACATCGGCACCGGGCTGCCGACGCAGGAGAACGTCCACCAGGTGGCGCAGGCCGAGGCGCCGGAGTCCCGGGTCGTCTACGTCGACAACGACCCGATCGTGCTCGCCCACGCACGCGCCCTGCTCGCCGACAACCCCCGATCGATCGTGATCGACGGCGACCTGCGCAAACCGGAGTCGGTCCTCGGCCACCCCGGCGTCCGGGCCCACCTCGACTTCACCAAGCCGATCGCCCTGATCATGCTGGCCGTCCTCCACTTCGTGACCGACGACGCGGAGGCGGCGCGCGTCGTCGGCGCGTTCCGCGAGCCGCTCGTCCCGGGCGGCTACGTGGTGGTCTCCCACATCACCCAGGGCGACCTGGACGAGGACGCGGTCAGGCGGGGCCGCGACGTCTACACCGCGACCACCGCGGGCGGCATCGTGCCGCGCACCGCCGACCAGGTCCGCGGTTTCTTCGACGGCCTCGACGTGCTGGAGCCCGGCGTCGTGCCGCTGCACCTGTGGCGGCCCGAGACCGTGGAGCCCGCGTGGAACGGCAGGCCGGGAGGCGACATCATCGGCGGAGTCGGCCTCGTGCCCGGCCCCTGA
- a CDS encoding YchJ family protein produces MSRTSRSRRPRAGEPCPCGLPAVYGDCCGRFHAGRSAPTAEALMRSRFSAFAVEDEAYLLRTWHPSTRPGRVDFDSGMRWTGLEIEAATGGSPIHTDGTVTFRARYDYRGQPGEMREQSRFVRHEGAWVYLDAVGE; encoded by the coding sequence GTGAGCCGCACCTCTCGTTCCCGCCGGCCGCGCGCCGGTGAGCCCTGTCCCTGTGGCCTGCCGGCCGTCTACGGCGACTGCTGCGGCCGGTTCCACGCGGGACGGTCCGCGCCGACGGCCGAGGCGCTGATGCGGTCGCGCTTCTCCGCGTTCGCGGTCGAGGACGAGGCATACCTGCTGCGCACCTGGCATCCCTCCACCCGTCCGGGGCGGGTCGATTTCGACTCGGGCATGCGGTGGACCGGGCTGGAGATCGAGGCGGCCACAGGCGGGAGCCCCATCCACACCGACGGCACCGTCACCTTCCGCGCCCGGTACGACTACCGGGGACAGCCCGGCGAGATGCGGGAGCAGAGCCGTTTCGTCCGCCACGAAGGCGCCTGGGTCTATCTCGACGCCGTCGGTGAATGA